Proteins encoded together in one Thermomonospora curvata DSM 43183 window:
- a CDS encoding ammonium transporter: MEETLNTGDSAWVLVSFAMVLLMTPGLALFYGGMVRAKNLVSVLYMSFVSIAVVTVIWFVYGFGLAFGEDVGGLGLIGWGQWEFFRTTPSVMREVIPVYVFSLFQLVFAIITLALISGSVANRVRLGPWMIFGVIWVTLVYLPVAHWVFSKGGWLNRWGVLDFAGGLVVELNSGIAGLALALALGPGLSFRREEPPRPKNIPLVMTGMGLLWFGWFGFNGGSALTDGALAANAVVNTMMCGCVAMLVWMLLERARFGHFSRLGGTTGALAGLVAITPACGYVNLFGATAIGIVAAVVCTYAVEIKTTVGYDDTLDVAGIHGVGGIVGVTLLGLLATGKYGSATAGLVFGGSIALLGKQLVAILAVGAYSFVLTYLIGKVVDKLFNLRPGPREEALGLDTELRIG, translated from the coding sequence ATGGAAGAAACGCTGAACACTGGCGATTCCGCATGGGTGCTCGTCAGTTTCGCCATGGTGCTGCTCATGACGCCGGGGCTCGCCCTGTTCTACGGCGGAATGGTCCGGGCGAAGAATCTGGTCAGCGTCCTGTACATGAGCTTCGTCTCCATCGCCGTGGTGACCGTCATCTGGTTCGTCTACGGCTTCGGCTTGGCCTTCGGCGAAGACGTGGGCGGGCTCGGCCTGATCGGCTGGGGCCAGTGGGAGTTCTTCCGGACCACCCCGTCGGTGATGCGCGAGGTCATCCCGGTCTATGTGTTCTCCCTCTTTCAGCTCGTCTTCGCGATCATCACGCTCGCGCTGATCAGCGGCTCGGTCGCCAACCGGGTCCGGCTCGGCCCCTGGATGATCTTCGGGGTGATCTGGGTGACCCTGGTCTACCTGCCGGTCGCCCACTGGGTGTTCTCCAAGGGCGGCTGGCTCAACCGCTGGGGGGTGCTGGACTTCGCCGGCGGCCTGGTCGTCGAGCTCAACTCCGGGATCGCCGGCCTGGCCCTGGCGCTGGCGCTCGGTCCAGGCCTGAGCTTCCGCCGGGAGGAACCCCCGCGGCCGAAGAACATCCCGCTGGTCATGACGGGCATGGGGCTGCTGTGGTTCGGCTGGTTCGGCTTCAACGGCGGATCGGCGCTCACCGACGGCGCCCTGGCCGCCAACGCGGTGGTCAACACGATGATGTGCGGGTGCGTGGCGATGCTGGTGTGGATGCTGCTGGAGCGGGCGCGCTTCGGTCACTTCTCCCGCCTGGGCGGCACCACCGGCGCCCTCGCCGGCCTGGTGGCCATCACCCCGGCCTGCGGGTACGTCAACCTGTTCGGCGCCACGGCCATCGGCATCGTCGCCGCCGTCGTCTGCACCTACGCCGTGGAGATCAAGACCACCGTCGGATACGACGACACCCTGGATGTGGCGGGCATCCACGGCGTCGGCGGCATCGTCGGCGTGACGCTGCTGGGTCTGCTGGCCACCGGCAAGTACGGCAGCGCCACCGCCGGCCTGGTCTTCGGCGGCTCCATCGCCCTGCTGGGCAAGCAGCTCGTCGCCATCCTCGCCGTCGGCGCCTACAGCTTCGTGCTCACCTACCTCATCGGCAAGGTCGTGGACAAGCTGTTCAACCTCCGCCCCGGCCCCCGCGAGGAGGCCCTCGGCCTGGACACCGAGCTGCGCATCGGCTGA
- a CDS encoding YoaK family protein, producing MGAATGASGRVEGPWPHLLVALTFITGMIDAVSFLELGRVFVAAMTGNVLILGLGLAGYGEMLPPGLALISFAAGAACGGRLLRARFEQRRHRLLPAGTAVQTVLIAMAAVLSSRHGFSESWVRWPNIALLAFALGWEYAIVRVLKVPHLNTTVVTTTLTSLVAEPAAPPAQRHRLLSIAALLSGALTAGALRPVLSPAGLLWLAVLILLLGCTVVGHLAAERIEARHRR from the coding sequence ATGGGCGCCGCGACCGGTGCGAGCGGCCGGGTCGAGGGGCCCTGGCCGCACCTGCTCGTCGCACTGACCTTCATCACCGGGATGATCGACGCGGTGAGCTTCCTGGAGCTGGGGCGGGTCTTCGTGGCCGCCATGACCGGGAACGTCCTCATCCTCGGCCTCGGCCTGGCCGGTTACGGGGAGATGCTGCCCCCGGGACTGGCGCTGATCTCTTTTGCGGCGGGGGCGGCCTGCGGCGGGCGCCTGCTGCGGGCCCGGTTCGAGCAGCGCCGCCACCGGCTGCTGCCGGCCGGCACCGCGGTGCAGACCGTGCTGATCGCCATGGCCGCGGTGCTGTCCTCCCGGCACGGGTTCTCCGAATCCTGGGTGCGCTGGCCGAACATCGCGCTGCTCGCCTTCGCCCTGGGCTGGGAGTATGCGATCGTGCGCGTCCTGAAGGTGCCCCACCTGAACACCACGGTCGTCACCACCACGCTGACCTCACTGGTCGCCGAGCCCGCCGCGCCCCCCGCGCAACGCCACCGGCTCCTTTCGATCGCCGCCCTGCTGTCCGGCGCCCTGACCGCCGGCGCCCTGCGGCCGGTGCTCTCCCCGGCGGGCCTGCTGTGGCTGGCCGTGCTCATCCTCCTCCTCGGATGCACGGTGGTCGGTCACCTCGCCGCCGAGCGCATCGAGGCGCGGCACCGGCGCTGA
- a CDS encoding MFS transporter, with protein sequence MAMPPPCRLLRASSFAAVCVSLTVAGHVGVSQEAVPWAAAGIGGLGVLGVAWLLAGHERSAVTILAGLLGGQFGLHVLFAAVQCGGAAGHAGHGSGVPETVSGGAGMTLAHLVAAAVSAWWLWRGERLAWALARRVAAFSLRAVLALLEAAPLPRRPVVGGWRAPCVRVRAALLRHSVGLRSPPRSVFALL encoded by the coding sequence ATGGCTATGCCCCCGCCCTGCCGGTTGCTGCGCGCCTCGTCCTTTGCGGCCGTGTGCGTGTCCTTGACGGTGGCCGGGCACGTCGGGGTCTCTCAGGAGGCGGTGCCGTGGGCGGCGGCCGGGATCGGCGGGCTGGGGGTGCTCGGGGTCGCCTGGCTGCTGGCGGGGCATGAGCGGTCGGCGGTGACCATCCTGGCGGGGCTGCTGGGCGGGCAGTTCGGGCTGCACGTGCTGTTCGCGGCGGTGCAGTGCGGGGGTGCCGCGGGGCATGCCGGGCACGGAAGCGGTGTGCCGGAGACGGTGTCGGGCGGCGCCGGGATGACGCTGGCGCACCTGGTCGCGGCGGCGGTCTCGGCCTGGTGGCTGTGGCGGGGGGAGCGCCTGGCCTGGGCGCTGGCGCGGCGGGTCGCCGCGTTCTCGCTGCGGGCCGTGCTCGCCCTGCTGGAGGCGGCTCCGCTTCCGCGGCGGCCCGTGGTGGGCGGGTGGCGGGCGCCGTGCGTGCGGGTGCGGGCGGCGCTGCTGCGGCATTCGGTGGGGCTGCGCAGTCCTCCTCGTTCGGTGTTCGCGCTGCTTTGA
- a CDS encoding polysaccharide deacetylase family protein, whose translation MTMGLKKITAVVAAVALAGAACSGGPQTTAKEAAARGQAAAGAARPQIDPATVRANELGLVPVLMYHQIVPKPTTVYDRTPADFRAELERLAKEGYVPITAAELASGRIDIPAGRHPVVLTFDDSTISQFALGPDGRPKPDTAIGILLEVSRRHPGFRPVATLFVNGAPFNDADGRRTLGWLHRNGFEIGNHTLTHLNLGSASAAQVQRDIAANQKAITEAVPGLTVQTLALPFGIHPRRPELARRGEHGGIRYEHRGVFLVGSNPSPSPYAADFDPLNIPRIRSQGPRGEDAEFASTRWLDKLAAGGDRYTSDGDPSVISYPRGSSVQIAPAWRKMARPY comes from the coding sequence ATGACCATGGGGCTGAAGAAGATCACGGCCGTCGTCGCGGCCGTCGCGCTGGCGGGCGCGGCCTGCTCGGGCGGGCCGCAGACCACCGCCAAGGAGGCCGCGGCGCGCGGCCAGGCCGCCGCCGGCGCCGCCCGCCCGCAGATCGACCCGGCCACGGTGCGCGCCAACGAGCTCGGCCTGGTGCCGGTGCTGATGTACCACCAGATCGTGCCCAAGCCCACCACGGTCTACGACCGCACCCCGGCCGACTTCCGCGCCGAGCTGGAGCGGCTGGCCAAAGAGGGCTATGTGCCGATCACCGCGGCCGAGCTGGCCAGTGGGCGGATCGACATCCCCGCCGGACGGCACCCGGTGGTGCTGACCTTCGACGACAGCACCATCAGCCAGTTCGCGCTGGGTCCCGACGGCAGGCCCAAGCCCGACACCGCGATCGGGATCCTGCTGGAGGTCTCCCGCCGCCATCCGGGATTCCGCCCGGTGGCGACCCTGTTCGTCAACGGCGCCCCGTTCAACGACGCGGACGGCCGACGGACGCTGGGCTGGCTGCACCGCAACGGCTTTGAGATCGGCAACCACACCCTGACGCACCTCAATTTGGGCTCGGCGAGCGCCGCGCAGGTGCAGCGGGACATCGCCGCCAACCAGAAGGCCATCACCGAGGCGGTGCCCGGGCTGACCGTCCAGACGCTGGCGCTGCCGTTCGGCATCCACCCCAGGCGGCCGGAGCTGGCACGGCGCGGCGAGCACGGGGGGATCCGCTATGAGCACCGGGGCGTGTTCCTGGTGGGGTCCAACCCGTCGCCGTCCCCGTACGCGGCCGACTTCGATCCGCTGAACATCCCGCGGATCCGCTCGCAAGGCCCGCGCGGGGAGGACGCGGAGTTCGCCTCCACCCGCTGGCTGGACAAGCTGGCCGCCGGGGGCGACCGCTACACCTCCGACGGCGACCCGTCCGTCATCTCCTATCCGCGGGGCTCGTCCGTGCAGATCGCCCCGGCCTGGCGGAAGATGGCCCGGCCCTACTGA
- a CDS encoding tyrosine-type recombinase/integrase — protein MGRGLVFCTRTGDPLDAANVRRAFRVITCKAGVGENWTPHKLRHSFVPIVSDSGMPLETIADLIGHAGAAHDREDPSPSAQGPSSPRAPRP, from the coding sequence GTGGGTCGCGGCTTGGTCTTCTGCACCCGCACCGGCGATCCTCTCGACGCTGCAAACGTCCGGCGAGCGTTCCGGGTGATCACCTGTAAGGCGGGCGTCGGCGAGAACTGGACGCCCCACAAGCTCCGTCACTCGTTCGTGCCGATCGTGAGTGACAGCGGCATGCCCCTGGAGACCATCGCCGACCTCATCGGCCACGCCGGCGCGGCCCATGACCGAGAAGATCCATCACCATCGGCTCAGGGCCCGTCATCACCGAGGGCGCCGAGACCATGA
- a CDS encoding copper resistance CopC family protein — translation MTRADARRRGAAGVVVAVLCALAAVLVAAAPAQAHTTLKEASPAKDSTVPPPSQIVLTFNDEVMVPRVVVTDAGGATHQSGAAQVDGVKVIQAIEGTLEPGTYTVSWRVVAQDGHPITGTYDFTVEGTPQTPTASAEPAQTAPATPEVSASPAASQSGGGSSGWLWVVLAALVIAAVAGGVSLVRRRASGR, via the coding sequence ATGACGCGTGCTGACGCCCGCCGTCGCGGCGCGGCCGGGGTCGTCGTGGCGGTTCTCTGCGCGCTGGCGGCCGTGCTGGTCGCGGCCGCCCCGGCGCAGGCCCACACCACGCTCAAGGAGGCCTCGCCGGCCAAGGACTCCACGGTGCCGCCGCCCTCGCAGATCGTGCTGACCTTCAACGACGAGGTGATGGTGCCGCGGGTGGTGGTGACCGACGCCGGCGGCGCCACGCACCAGAGCGGGGCGGCCCAGGTCGACGGCGTCAAGGTCATCCAGGCGATCGAAGGGACGCTGGAGCCGGGGACTTACACGGTCAGCTGGCGGGTGGTCGCCCAGGACGGCCACCCGATCACCGGCACCTACGACTTCACCGTCGAGGGCACGCCGCAGACGCCCACCGCCTCCGCCGAGCCCGCCCAGACGGCCCCGGCGACCCCTGAGGTCTCGGCGAGCCCCGCCGCCTCCCAGAGCGGCGGCGGTTCCAGCGGCTGGCTGTGGGTCGTCCTGGCGGCGCTGGTGATCGCGGCCGTGGCCGGCGGGGTGTCCCTGGTCCGGCGGCGGGCGAGCGGACGCTGA
- a CDS encoding putative glycoside hydrolase produces MKTITSPRPWLLAAGSTAAVTAVLVAGGLAIKKVAGPQLRITTVRDGAVLNRADAARQTLVIEAGEPGKVRARLDGRPLALRRQGGRLVAELGALAEGEHELSVSAPGSLPLTDGGDTRRFTVDATPPSVTVHGLRSGANGQAPHLVAAGLRRPFSLSGEVKGAVRVLSDGRPAKVRKGKFTLDYPFPPDMVRITAYDAAGNRTDHHVPVVVPHPETRAVHVTALAWASKPLRERILKMIREKRINAVQLDIKDEDGIIGYDSQVPLAREVKATRGIYDARQALDQLHAMNVRVIGRIVAFRDPQLGKASWRAGKRDRLVRTPDGGAYGSQYGAQSFTNLAHPEVRKYNIDLAVEAARLGFDEILYDYVRRPDGPLKSMRFPGLRGSVEDSVASFIAETRRLVRPHGAFLGASVYGIAATRPHEIGQDIAKIGKHVDYVAPMLYPSHWGAGEFGLKNPNAEPYKTVYASMLTFHKVLRGTSAQIVPWLQDFSLGHPYGVAEVKAQIEAAAKTGSKSFLLWDPAVRYHPEALTPGAIGKST; encoded by the coding sequence ATGAAGACCATCACAAGTCCGCGGCCATGGCTGCTGGCCGCGGGCTCCACGGCGGCGGTGACGGCCGTCCTGGTCGCGGGGGGCCTGGCGATCAAGAAGGTCGCCGGGCCGCAGCTGCGCATCACGACCGTCCGGGACGGCGCGGTGCTCAACCGGGCCGACGCCGCGCGGCAGACCCTCGTCATCGAGGCCGGCGAACCCGGCAAGGTGCGCGCCCGCCTGGACGGCCGGCCCCTGGCGCTGCGCCGGCAGGGCGGCAGGCTGGTGGCCGAGCTCGGGGCGCTGGCCGAGGGCGAGCACGAACTGTCGGTGTCGGCCCCCGGCAGCCTGCCGCTGACCGACGGAGGCGACACCCGCCGCTTCACCGTCGACGCCACACCGCCGTCGGTCACGGTCCACGGCCTGCGCAGCGGCGCCAACGGGCAGGCCCCTCACCTGGTGGCCGCGGGGCTGCGGCGGCCGTTCTCGCTGAGCGGGGAGGTCAAGGGCGCGGTCCGGGTGCTCAGCGACGGACGCCCGGCCAAGGTGCGCAAGGGCAAGTTCACGCTGGACTACCCGTTCCCGCCGGACATGGTGCGCATCACCGCCTACGACGCCGCCGGCAACCGCACCGACCACCACGTCCCGGTGGTCGTGCCGCACCCGGAGACCCGCGCGGTGCACGTCACCGCCCTGGCCTGGGCCTCCAAGCCGCTGCGCGAGCGGATCTTGAAGATGATCCGCGAGAAGCGGATCAACGCCGTCCAGCTCGACATCAAGGACGAAGACGGCATCATCGGCTACGACTCCCAGGTGCCGCTGGCCCGGGAGGTCAAGGCCACCCGCGGCATCTACGACGCGCGCCAGGCCCTCGACCAACTGCACGCCATGAACGTGCGGGTGATCGGCCGCATCGTCGCCTTCCGCGACCCGCAGCTGGGCAAGGCGTCCTGGCGGGCCGGCAAGCGCGACCGCCTGGTCCGCACCCCCGACGGAGGCGCCTACGGCTCCCAGTACGGGGCGCAGTCGTTCACCAACCTCGCCCACCCCGAGGTCCGCAAGTACAACATCGACCTGGCCGTGGAGGCGGCCAGGCTGGGCTTCGACGAGATCCTCTACGACTACGTGCGCCGCCCGGACGGGCCGCTGAAGTCGATGCGCTTCCCCGGCCTGCGAGGGTCGGTGGAAGACAGCGTGGCCTCCTTCATCGCCGAGACCCGGCGGCTGGTGCGGCCGCACGGGGCGTTCCTGGGGGCGTCGGTCTACGGCATCGCCGCCACCCGGCCGCACGAGATCGGGCAGGACATCGCCAAGATCGGCAAGCACGTCGACTACGTGGCGCCCATGCTCTACCCCTCGCACTGGGGGGCGGGCGAGTTCGGGCTCAAGAACCCCAACGCCGAGCCCTACAAGACCGTGTACGCCTCGATGCTGACCTTCCACAAGGTGCTGCGCGGCACCTCGGCGCAGATCGTCCCCTGGCTGCAGGACTTCTCGCTGGGGCACCCCTACGGAGTGGCCGAGGTCAAGGCGCAGATCGAGGCGGCGGCCAAGACCGGCAGCAAGTCGTTCCTGCTGTGGGATCCGGCGGTGCGCTACCACCCCGAGGCGCTGACGCCGGGAGCGATCGGAAAGAGCACATGA